In Desulfovibrio psychrotolerans, a genomic segment contains:
- a CDS encoding lysophospholipid acyltransferase family protein, whose protein sequence is MLHQAFRRNTTENAPASSEELHPMQTPMPPEFSTEYSTDCPAAFSTGIQQSDMAHSMAHMQTGGLSLDFIPPGMRRVLAPIKTPLMHLSRLHRLFTLYNGMTQRSNPLDFAREALDILDVRVKLKGQGFENIPRSGPLVVVSNHPFGALEGLVLMATLLPVRPDMRFLANFLLGIIPELKNVVIDVDPFDSREARNKNIRGLRTAIAHVEEGGSLAVFPSGEVSHLQPAHRGIMDPQWNRNVARIIRKTGADVLPLYFHGRNSLMFNLMGLMHPLARTALLPRELLKKRGQSVKLSVGRIIPAAMLSGANGLASEEDVINYLRVRSYSLRQEEKRSLFPVSLLPKALLPKPAQPMPIAMPRPAASLLIELDELPAEQVLLRENGYTAFEARAFQMPNMLHELGRLREATFRPVGEGTGRDLDLDPYDYEYDHLILWNDADRQIAGAYRLGQVDKITATAGSKGLYCSTLFKLKKDFFSAFGQSVELGRAIVHPDYQRDYNPLMLLWKGIGRYILRRPGLRYLFGPCSLPLVFNPYTLATTVRYLQAHHTDPELAAMVTGRKQPKLKTPKGVTEDIDIARLSFGGLNGLIKDMEDGRSLPILFKHYLKLGGRIGAFHVDSAFGTLDAFLLIDLMDAPEKMLVRYLGKEGAAAFNRPQTATPDAEQAPLR, encoded by the coding sequence ATGCTGCATCAGGCTTTCCGGCGGAACACCACGGAGAACGCCCCCGCTTCGTCCGAAGAACTGCACCCCATGCAGACCCCCATGCCCCCGGAATTTTCCACGGAATATTCCACGGACTGTCCCGCTGCCTTCTCCACGGGCATCCAGCAGAGCGACATGGCGCACAGCATGGCACACATGCAAACGGGAGGACTCTCGCTGGATTTCATCCCACCCGGCATGCGGCGCGTACTTGCGCCCATCAAAACGCCGCTGATGCACCTTTCGCGCCTGCACAGGCTTTTCACCCTGTACAATGGCATGACGCAGCGTTCCAACCCGCTGGACTTCGCCCGCGAGGCGCTGGACATTCTGGATGTCCGCGTAAAGCTTAAAGGGCAGGGCTTTGAAAATATTCCCCGTTCCGGCCCGCTGGTCGTGGTTTCCAACCATCCCTTCGGCGCACTGGAAGGGCTGGTGCTCATGGCAACCCTGCTGCCCGTGCGGCCGGACATGCGCTTTCTTGCCAACTTTCTGCTCGGCATCATTCCTGAACTGAAAAACGTGGTTATCGACGTAGACCCCTTCGACTCACGCGAAGCCCGCAACAAGAACATACGCGGCCTGCGCACGGCCATTGCCCATGTAGAAGAAGGGGGCAGCCTTGCGGTGTTTCCCTCCGGCGAGGTCTCGCACCTGCAGCCCGCCCATCGCGGCATCATGGACCCGCAATGGAACCGCAACGTGGCCCGCATCATCCGCAAAACCGGGGCGGATGTGCTGCCCCTCTATTTCCACGGGCGTAACAGCCTTATGTTCAACCTCATGGGGCTTATGCATCCTCTGGCCCGCACGGCGCTCTTGCCGCGCGAACTGCTGAAGAAACGCGGGCAGTCCGTAAAGCTGAGCGTGGGCAGAATTATTCCCGCCGCCATGCTGAGCGGGGCCAACGGACTTGCCAGCGAAGAGGACGTGATCAACTACCTGCGGGTGCGCAGCTACAGCCTGCGGCAGGAAGAAAAACGCAGCCTGTTCCCTGTGTCGCTGCTGCCCAAGGCACTGCTGCCCAAGCCCGCACAACCCATGCCCATTGCCATGCCCCGCCCTGCGGCCAGCCTGCTGATAGAACTGGACGAACTGCCCGCAGAGCAGGTGCTGCTGCGCGAAAACGGCTACACCGCGTTTGAGGCCCGGGCCTTTCAGATGCCCAACATGCTCCACGAACTGGGCAGACTGCGCGAGGCCACCTTCCGTCCGGTGGGAGAAGGTACGGGCCGCGACCTTGATCTAGACCCCTACGACTACGAATATGACCACCTTATCCTGTGGAACGACGCAGACAGGCAGATTGCCGGCGCCTACAGGCTGGGACAGGTGGACAAAATAACCGCCACGGCCGGTTCCAAGGGGCTGTACTGCTCCACTCTGTTCAAACTGAAGAAGGACTTTTTCAGCGCATTCGGCCAGTCCGTGGAACTGGGACGCGCCATTGTGCACCCCGACTACCAGCGCGACTACAATCCTCTTATGCTGCTCTGGAAGGGCATAGGGCGCTACATTCTGCGGCGTCCCGGCCTGCGGTATCTGTTCGGCCCGTGCAGCCTGCCGCTGGTGTTCAACCCGTACACGCTGGCAACCACGGTGCGCTACTTACAGGCACACCACACGGACCCGGAGCTTGCCGCCATGGTCACGGGGCGCAAGCAGCCAAAGCTGAAAACCCCCAAGGGCGTAACGGAAGACATAGATATCGCCCGGCTCAGCTTCGGCGGGCTGAACGGGCTCATCAAGGACATGGAAGACGGGCGCAGCCTGCCCATCCTCTTCAAGCACTACCTCAAGCTGGGCGGCAGAATTGGCGCGTTTCACGTGGACTCGGCCTTCGGCACGCTGGACGCCTTTCTGCTCATAGACCTCATGGACGCGCCGGAAAAAATGCTGGTGCGCTATCTCGGCAAGGAAGGCGCGGCGGCCTTTAACCGCCCGCAAACAGCCACCCCGGACGCTGAACAGGCCCCTCTTCGCTGA
- a CDS encoding Crp/Fnr family transcriptional regulator yields MKFTSMNLLEELARPEFAELLSAFRERTFARNTIIFQPEYDDESQPAAPGHTHAPHDARPSLPHQAHGTGEAAGRATPLHNYVFIVRKGRVRVYLAYDDKEFTIAILQPGDIYTSHTNTFVQALDDCTVLLTDIATFHRRMMDVPQFTKTMVRVLGGILKNAFGIIDGLVFRDATARLAAFLLDSAEPAATAEVPGLPGAPAPAPRTVTLNMTGELLAQHLGTTRQTVSTLLNDFTRSGILHRERRGVYHILDEERLRELTG; encoded by the coding sequence ATGAAATTTACCAGCATGAATCTGCTGGAGGAACTGGCCCGACCGGAATTCGCCGAGCTGCTCTCCGCGTTCCGGGAGCGCACATTCGCGCGCAACACCATCATCTTTCAGCCGGAATATGATGATGAAAGCCAGCCCGCCGCACCCGGGCACACGCATGCCCCCCACGACGCCCGCCCCTCTCTGCCCCATCAGGCGCATGGCACGGGAGAGGCGGCAGGCAGGGCAACGCCGCTGCACAACTACGTGTTCATTGTCCGCAAGGGCAGGGTGCGGGTGTACCTTGCCTATGACGACAAGGAATTCACCATTGCCATTCTGCAACCCGGCGACATCTACACCAGCCACACCAACACTTTTGTGCAGGCACTGGATGACTGCACCGTGCTGCTCACGGATATTGCCACCTTCCACCGCCGCATGATGGACGTGCCGCAGTTTACCAAGACCATGGTCCGGGTGCTGGGCGGCATTCTCAAAAACGCCTTCGGCATCATAGACGGGCTGGTGTTCCGCGATGCAACCGCACGGCTTGCCGCCTTTCTGCTCGATTCGGCGGAGCCTGCCGCCACGGCGGAAGTTCCCGGCTTGCCGGGTGCCCCTGCACCCGCACCGCGCACGGTAACGCTGAACATGACAGGCGAGCTGCTCGCCCAGCATCTGGGCACCACACGGCAGACCGTTTCCACCCTGCTGAACGACTTCACCCGCTCCGGCATTCTCCACCGTGAGCGGCGGGGCGTGTATCACATTCTCGACGAAGAGCGGCTGCGCGAGCTTACCGGCTGA
- a CDS encoding hybrid sensor histidine kinase/response regulator, whose amino-acid sequence MPLRNTFRITDRSVTSVLVASTLGVVLLCTIGVLAVQHFSYSASLQRQFRDRVEAEAREMGLHYRRMIGEAQSQLMAMTEDNAIRVTLQLEVEYQLQERMAHFSAHAPHLGFYIRSAEKERLYSASPEPVPVEAFELFALPAPHVGKLSLAPDGRFYVALTRYIRSRTGILGTAVAICYLGKAAESPYQPDRSGTVLVNHYGVFRELSTGNPVSLELRTAMPDSSGPALSSVAGQAGLLTETGFPDMLYLAPLSPLEDARRTSLYVSAALLLTTALLCVLLAYFLGRRITRPLRELAESARKITLGENPPLLQGASSLREVNDVLHAMDAMLDNLRKAEELTRYRTLFEEVVDAIYIFDMDGRLLECNSQALAQVGCDRERLMKMGILDLTGPEYRRKVLQVLDAMRKAPAGTRLASRRFEIRILPVQGAPFPAEIHNRKMLYMGQEAVLSVVRDISTRLAVEETLHKARKAAEDASRAKSGFLASMSHEIRTPMHSVLGFVDMLEATQLTEEQSGYLEMLRNSGLLLMDLINDILDFSKIEAGHLELEHIEFSPEALLERVHGMVGTQASRKGLEVILYIAPDVPRRVVGDPTRLQQILVNLLSNALKFTALGHVVTQVLVRSRTEREVVLEISVKDTGVGIPETKQDVIFDIFTQADVSTSRQYGGTGLGLAITRRLVEHLGGSIGVDSKPGQGATFTFTVVLPLPGGHRAFLDTLDGSRELAEHRELAAPEGLTESGEQPESPESPESPEEACTLPLAGLHFLLVDGNAVTLRYLAQTVSDMGGSSACASSMEQAYRLLEDHVRYARVQHDAERPGVRDEAAMPDRYASPPQQMHPVPERFDVLVMGTNMPELDALSALRHLARMAGEHLPPALHLADPGGDAPGGNAFPATLPVLIKPVTPGRLAATVEALFAKSSAEDEDAVCAAAEPEDATRRRVLVAEDSQANRMLMGFFLKDSPFIPDYAEDGRQAVRMFRSRSYDAVIMDIQMPGMDGYAATQAIRAYEKERGRAPVPVIALTANAYAEDKEKSLAAGCTDYLAKPAKKRQVLDLLNRHLAGTGAGAA is encoded by the coding sequence ATGCCGCTCAGAAATACATTTCGTATTACGGACCGGTCCGTAACCTCCGTGCTGGTGGCGTCCACACTGGGCGTGGTGCTGCTGTGCACCATTGGCGTTCTTGCTGTGCAGCACTTCTCCTACTCCGCATCACTGCAGAGGCAGTTCCGCGACAGGGTGGAGGCGGAAGCCCGCGAAATGGGCCTGCATTACCGGCGCATGATCGGCGAGGCGCAAAGCCAGCTCATGGCGATGACAGAAGACAACGCCATCCGCGTAACCTTGCAGCTGGAGGTAGAATACCAGTTGCAGGAGCGCATGGCTCATTTTTCTGCCCACGCGCCGCACCTCGGCTTTTACATCCGCTCCGCCGAAAAGGAACGCCTGTATAGTGCCAGCCCGGAACCCGTGCCTGTGGAGGCGTTTGAGCTGTTCGCCCTTCCCGCCCCGCACGTGGGCAAGCTTTCTCTCGCTCCCGATGGCAGGTTCTATGTGGCCCTTACGCGCTACATCCGCAGCCGCACAGGTATTCTGGGTACGGCCGTGGCCATCTGCTATCTGGGCAAGGCTGCGGAAAGCCCCTACCAGCCGGATCGCTCCGGCACGGTGCTTGTGAACCATTACGGCGTGTTCCGGGAGCTCAGCACAGGCAACCCGGTTTCCCTGGAACTGCGCACCGCCATGCCGGACAGCAGCGGTCCCGCACTTTCCTCCGTTGCCGGGCAGGCGGGACTGCTGACTGAAACAGGCTTTCCCGACATGCTGTACCTTGCCCCCCTCAGCCCCCTGGAAGACGCGCGGCGCACCAGCCTGTATGTGAGCGCGGCGTTGCTGCTCACCACGGCGCTGCTCTGCGTTTTGCTGGCCTATTTTCTGGGGCGCAGAATAACCAGACCTCTCAGGGAGCTTGCCGAATCTGCCCGGAAGATAACGCTGGGCGAAAACCCGCCCCTGCTGCAGGGGGCCTCTTCCCTGCGGGAGGTGAACGATGTTCTGCATGCCATGGATGCCATGCTGGACAACCTGCGCAAGGCGGAGGAGCTAACGCGCTACCGTACCCTGTTTGAGGAGGTGGTGGACGCCATCTATATCTTTGATATGGACGGGCGCCTGCTGGAATGCAACTCGCAGGCGCTGGCGCAGGTGGGCTGCGACAGGGAACGGCTGATGAAAATGGGTATTCTGGACCTGACAGGGCCGGAGTACCGCCGCAAAGTCTTGCAGGTGCTGGATGCCATGCGCAAGGCCCCTGCGGGCACCCGGCTGGCAAGCCGGCGGTTCGAGATACGCATACTCCCCGTGCAGGGTGCCCCCTTTCCGGCCGAGATACACAACCGCAAGATGCTCTATATGGGGCAGGAGGCCGTGCTGAGCGTGGTGCGCGATATATCCACGCGGCTGGCGGTGGAAGAAACCCTGCACAAGGCGCGCAAGGCGGCGGAAGATGCCAGCCGGGCCAAAAGCGGGTTTCTGGCTTCCATGAGCCATGAGATACGCACGCCCATGCACTCCGTGCTGGGGTTTGTGGACATGCTGGAGGCGACGCAGCTTACTGAAGAGCAGTCCGGCTATCTGGAGATGCTGCGCAATTCCGGCTTGCTGCTCATGGACCTTATCAACGATATTCTGGACTTTTCCAAGATTGAGGCGGGGCATCTGGAACTGGAGCATATCGAGTTCAGCCCCGAAGCCCTGCTGGAGCGCGTGCACGGTATGGTGGGCACGCAGGCTTCCCGCAAGGGGCTGGAGGTGATTCTCTATATTGCGCCGGATGTTCCCCGGAGAGTGGTGGGCGACCCGACCCGGCTGCAACAGATTCTGGTGAACCTGCTCAGCAATGCGCTTAAGTTCACCGCGCTGGGGCATGTGGTAACGCAGGTGCTTGTCCGTTCCAGAACAGAGCGCGAGGTTGTGTTGGAAATTTCTGTCAAAGACACGGGTGTGGGTATCCCGGAAACCAAACAGGATGTTATTTTTGACATCTTTACGCAGGCTGATGTGTCTACGTCGCGCCAGTACGGCGGCACGGGGCTGGGCCTTGCCATTACCAGGCGGTTGGTGGAGCACCTTGGCGGCAGCATAGGGGTGGACAGCAAGCCGGGGCAGGGGGCCACCTTTACCTTTACCGTGGTGCTGCCCCTGCCGGGTGGACACCGTGCTTTTCTTGATACGCTGGATGGGTCGCGTGAGCTGGCGGAGCATCGTGAACTGGCGGCACCGGAGGGGTTGACGGAATCGGGTGAACAGCCCGAATCACCCGAATCACCCGAATCACCCGAAGAAGCATGTACCCTGCCGCTGGCGGGTCTGCATTTCCTGCTGGTGGACGGCAACGCCGTGACTCTGCGTTATCTGGCCCAGACCGTTTCAGATATGGGCGGCAGCAGTGCTTGTGCCTCGTCCATGGAGCAGGCCTACCGCCTGCTGGAAGACCATGTGCGGTATGCCAGAGTTCAGCATGATGCGGAACGCCCCGGAGTCAGGGACGAGGCCGCCATGCCGGACAGGTACGCTTCCCCTCCGCAGCAAATGCACCCCGTGCCGGAGCGCTTTGACGTGTTGGTCATGGGAACCAACATGCCGGAACTGGATGCACTCTCCGCCCTGCGGCACCTTGCCAGAATGGCGGGAGAGCACCTGCCGCCCGCCCTGCATCTGGCAGACCCCGGCGGCGATGCGCCGGGTGGAAACGCATTCCCTGCCACGCTGCCGGTGCTTATCAAGCCCGTCACACCGGGTCGGCTTGCCGCCACGGTGGAGGCGCTTTTCGCAAAATCCTCTGCGGAAGATGAGGACGCCGTCTGCGCAGCAGCGGAACCGGAAGACGCAACGCGGCGCAGGGTGCTTGTGGCTGAAGATTCTCAGGCCAACCGTATGCTCATGGGCTTTTTCCTCAAAGACTCCCCCTTCATCCCGGACTATGCGGAAGACGGCAGGCAGGCCGTGCGTATGTTCCGCAGCCGCAGCTATGATGCTGTGATCATGGATATTCAGATGCCGGGCATGGACGGCTATGCGGCAACGCAGGCCATCCGGGCGTATGAGAAGGAGCGGGGGCGTGCTCCGGTGCCCGTTATCGCCCTTACCGCCAACGCCTATGCGGAAGATAAGGAAAAAAGCCTTGCGGCAGGCTGCACAGACTATCTGGCCAAGCCCGCCAAGAAGCGGCAGGTGCTGGATTTGCTGAACAGGCATCTGGCGGGAACAGGCGCAGGCGCAGCATAG
- the cooS gene encoding anaerobic carbon-monoxide dehydrogenase catalytic subunit: MTREQRSVEELSIWEDARSMLRKARAEGVETAWDRLEQQTPHCTFCELGTTCRNCVMGPCRISPKATKSGKLQRGVCGADADVIVARNFGRFIAGGSAGHSDHGRDLIEVLEAIVEGETTDYAIRDEAKLRRIAAELGIDAAERPLMDVARDLVDECYSDFGSRRKSVGFLARAPEKRRALWEKLGMTPRGVDREIAEMMHRTHMGCDNDAPNTLIHAARCALADGWSGSMIGTELSDIIFGVPTPSMSTANLGILKKDTVNILVHGHNPVVSEMILAAAREPQLIAAAKAHGASGITVGGLCCTGNELLMRQGIPMAGNHLMTELAIVTGAVEAVVVDYQCIMPSLVQIAGCYHTRFITTAGKARFTGAIHFDIHPHNAMEEARKIVQMAVDAFAERDPKRVEIPVEPVRIMTGFSNEAILNALGGSLTPLLDAVKAGSIRGFVAIVGCNNPKIQQDSANVGLAKALIERDIMVLATGCVTTAAGKAGLLVPEAASMAGPGLKAVCTALGIPPVLHMGSCVDNSRIMHLCGLIANELGVDISDLPVGASSPEWYSEKAAAIGMYAVASGVYTHLGLPPNILGSQTVTDLALNGLEGLVGASFAVEPDPLKAADLLDARIRAKREALGLKP, from the coding sequence ATGACCAGAGAACAGCGTAGCGTAGAAGAACTTTCGATTTGGGAAGACGCCCGGAGCATGCTCCGCAAGGCGCGGGCAGAAGGCGTGGAAACCGCGTGGGACAGGCTGGAGCAGCAGACCCCCCACTGCACCTTCTGTGAACTGGGCACCACCTGCCGCAACTGTGTCATGGGCCCCTGCCGCATAAGCCCCAAGGCGACCAAGAGCGGCAAGTTGCAGCGCGGCGTGTGTGGGGCAGATGCCGATGTGATTGTGGCGCGCAATTTCGGGCGGTTCATCGCGGGCGGCTCCGCAGGGCATTCCGACCACGGGCGCGACCTCATAGAGGTGCTAGAGGCCATTGTGGAGGGCGAAACCACAGACTACGCCATCCGCGACGAAGCCAAGCTGCGCCGCATTGCCGCCGAACTGGGCATAGACGCGGCGGAGCGTCCGCTCATGGATGTGGCCCGCGACCTTGTGGACGAGTGCTACAGCGACTTCGGCAGCCGCCGCAAATCTGTGGGCTTTCTTGCCCGCGCCCCGGAAAAGCGGCGCGCCCTGTGGGAAAAGCTGGGCATGACTCCCCGCGGTGTGGACCGCGAAATTGCAGAGATGATGCACCGCACCCACATGGGCTGCGACAACGATGCCCCGAACACCCTCATCCACGCCGCCCGTTGTGCGCTGGCGGACGGCTGGTCCGGCTCCATGATCGGCACGGAGCTTTCCGACATCATCTTCGGCGTGCCCACGCCCTCCATGTCCACCGCCAATCTTGGCATCCTGAAAAAGGACACCGTGAACATACTCGTACACGGGCATAATCCCGTGGTCTCGGAGATGATTCTTGCCGCCGCGCGCGAGCCGCAGCTTATTGCCGCCGCCAAGGCGCACGGCGCTTCCGGCATTACTGTGGGCGGGCTGTGCTGCACGGGCAACGAACTGCTCATGCGGCAGGGCATTCCCATGGCGGGCAACCATCTCATGACGGAACTGGCCATTGTCACGGGCGCGGTGGAAGCCGTGGTGGTGGATTACCAGTGCATCATGCCCAGCCTTGTGCAGATAGCGGGCTGCTACCATACCCGGTTCATAACCACTGCCGGCAAGGCACGCTTTACCGGTGCCATCCACTTTGACATCCACCCGCACAACGCCATGGAAGAGGCGCGCAAGATTGTGCAGATGGCTGTGGACGCCTTTGCGGAACGCGACCCCAAGCGCGTGGAAATCCCCGTGGAGCCTGTGCGCATCATGACCGGCTTCTCCAACGAGGCCATCCTCAACGCACTGGGCGGCAGCCTTACCCCGCTGCTGGACGCCGTGAAGGCGGGGTCCATCCGGGGGTTTGTGGCCATTGTGGGCTGCAACAACCCAAAAATCCAGCAGGACTCCGCCAACGTGGGGCTGGCCAAGGCCCTTATTGAACGCGACATCATGGTGCTGGCAACCGGCTGCGTCACCACCGCCGCAGGCAAGGCGGGCCTGCTGGTGCCGGAAGCCGCCTCCATGGCCGGACCGGGGCTTAAGGCCGTGTGCACCGCGCTGGGCATTCCGCCCGTGCTGCACATGGGCAGCTGCGTGGACAATTCGCGCATCATGCACCTGTGCGGCCTCATCGCCAACGAGCTGGGGGTGGATATCTCTGACCTGCCCGTGGGTGCCTCCTCGCCGGAATGGTATTCTGAAAAGGCTGCGGCCATAGGCATGTACGCCGTGGCCAGCGGCGTGTACACGCATCTGGGCCTGCCGCCCAACATTCTCGGCTCCCAGACCGTCACCGACCTTGCCCTCAACGGACTGGAAGGACTTGTGGGCGCAAGCTTTGCGGTGGAACCGGACCCGCTCAAAGCGGCAGACCTGCTGGATGCCCGTATCCGCGCCAAGCGTGAAGCGCTGGGGTTGAAGCCGTAA
- a CDS encoding ABC transporter substrate-binding protein: MKSGCASSVGLLALCTVLACFFAFASRVAAGEKKVFILHSYELGHVCGGPQHDGALRALREAGFEPGRNLAVQAFAMDTRRVNTTPERMRTQARLALEDIARFSPDVLITLDDDAFRTVGLQVANTPLPVVFSGLNGRPESYSQQVPWLESRNRPGHNITGVLEKLHTLTALKVHRKILGQLTTVYVIADSTITGAASVEQVREELQAEPNDFLWTLSVTDSWEDYQRHIRGACANPRVDLLYPLALQLKDAAGRVYTAPEILRWTTQVCRKPDLAVNYSFVEHGLMGGVGVDFEYMGWQAGSMAARILSGESAGEMPMQEAQRYALVFNMARVRELGIEIPQDILLAADHVYNE, encoded by the coding sequence ATGAAGTCCGGTTGCGCAAGTTCTGTCGGCCTGCTGGCGCTGTGTACAGTGCTGGCATGCTTTTTTGCCTTTGCGTCCCGCGTGGCGGCGGGCGAGAAAAAGGTTTTTATCCTGCACAGCTACGAGCTGGGGCACGTATGCGGCGGGCCGCAGCACGACGGTGCGTTGCGTGCGTTGCGCGAGGCGGGATTTGAGCCGGGCAGAAACCTTGCTGTGCAGGCCTTTGCCATGGACACGCGCAGGGTGAACACCACCCCGGAACGTATGCGCACGCAGGCGCGTCTGGCGCTTGAAGATATTGCGCGCTTCTCCCCCGATGTACTCATCACGCTGGATGACGATGCCTTCCGCACCGTGGGGCTGCAGGTGGCCAATACGCCGCTTCCGGTCGTTTTTTCCGGCCTGAACGGGCGTCCGGAGTCCTATTCGCAGCAGGTGCCGTGGCTGGAGAGCCGCAACCGCCCCGGGCACAATATCACCGGCGTGCTGGAAAAGCTGCATACCCTTACCGCCCTGAAGGTGCACCGCAAGATTCTGGGGCAACTGACCACGGTATACGTTATCGCTGACTCCACCATTACAGGAGCAGCCTCGGTGGAGCAGGTGCGGGAAGAGTTGCAGGCGGAACCCAACGATTTTCTCTGGACTCTTTCTGTCACGGACAGCTGGGAAGACTATCAGCGGCATATTCGCGGCGCATGTGCCAATCCCCGCGTGGATCTGCTGTATCCGCTGGCGTTGCAGCTTAAGGACGCCGCAGGCAGGGTGTACACCGCCCCGGAGATTTTGCGCTGGACAACGCAGGTGTGCCGCAAGCCCGACCTTGCCGTGAACTACTCCTTTGTGGAGCACGGGCTGATGGGTGGCGTGGGGGTGGATTTTGAATATATGGGCTGGCAGGCGGGCAGCATGGCTGCGCGTATTCTGAGCGGGGAATCGGCGGGCGAAATGCCCATGCAGGAAGCGCAACGCTACGCGCTGGTGTTCAATATGGCCCGGGTGCGCGAACTGGGCATAGAAATTCCGCAGGATATTCTGCTGGCCGCTGACCATGTGTACAATGAGTAG
- the cysQ gene encoding 3'(2'),5'-bisphosphate nucleotidase CysQ, with protein sequence MARGRTRSRLPAQEKNRAASVFRLPDSMQATLPSMLAEVFPQLLALAVSAGDTILQWYGTPMPVQMKEDETPVTPADEAAHALLAEGLARLLPGIPVISEEGGLPPAQERAAWSRYLLVDPLDGTKGFLRQNGQFTVNVAYMDNHVPVAGIVHVPLQGCTYCGVADGGGAFRYEGGRAEPQRIHTNRSVPATGPVVLQSNVDKTPRLDAYLHGTPHTRLRAGSAYKFCLLAEGAAQLFPCLHPTWEWDTAAGHVLVAAAGGTVTGMRGAPLVYGKPTLLNDWFLAKA encoded by the coding sequence ATGGCCCGTGGCCGAACCCGCTCCCGTCTTCCGGCTCAGGAAAAGAACCGCGCCGCGTCTGTCTTCCGCCTGCCGGATTCCATGCAGGCAACACTGCCGTCCATGCTTGCGGAGGTGTTTCCGCAACTGCTTGCGCTTGCGGTTTCGGCCGGAGACACCATTCTGCAATGGTATGGTACCCCGATGCCTGTACAGATGAAGGAAGATGAAACCCCTGTCACCCCGGCGGACGAAGCCGCCCACGCGTTGCTGGCGGAAGGGCTGGCGCGTCTGCTGCCGGGCATTCCCGTCATTTCGGAAGAAGGCGGGCTGCCCCCGGCCCAAGAGCGTGCCGCGTGGAGCAGGTATCTTCTGGTAGACCCGCTGGACGGCACCAAGGGCTTTCTGCGGCAGAACGGGCAGTTTACCGTAAACGTGGCCTATATGGATAACCATGTGCCTGTGGCGGGCATTGTCCATGTTCCTTTGCAGGGGTGTACTTACTGCGGCGTGGCAGACGGCGGCGGGGCGTTCCGGTATGAGGGTGGCCGGGCGGAACCGCAGCGTATACATACAAACCGCAGCGTGCCCGCAACCGGGCCGGTGGTGTTGCAGAGCAATGTGGATAAAACTCCGCGGCTGGACGCCTATCTGCACGGCACGCCGCACACGCGGCTGCGGGCGGGCAGTGCGTACAAGTTTTGCCTGCTGGCAGAAGGGGCGGCCCAGCTTTTTCCCTGCCTGCACCCCACATGGGAATGGGATACCGCCGCAGGGCATGTTCTTGTGGCGGCGGCAGGTGGAACGGTAACAGGTATGCGCGGCGCACCGCTTGTCTACGGCAAGCCCACGCTGCTTAACGACTGGTTTCTCGCAAAAGCGTGA
- a CDS encoding C40 family peptidase, giving the protein MHNHIRISVATGRRLGLLLCLAVLLAGCGSAHTGGYAPRRADPPPTRQEAAVVNTARTVIGTPYRYGGCDPAQGFDCSGLIWWAYSTHGHDIPRTTREQAAMGTSVNCNAPRLGDVVVFRIADKGLGLHAGIYSGNGHFVHSPKSGSVVREESLDKQYWQSRLYTCRRILR; this is encoded by the coding sequence GTGCACAACCACATTCGCATATCCGTTGCAACAGGACGCCGATTAGGGTTGCTGCTGTGCCTTGCCGTTCTGCTGGCAGGCTGCGGCAGTGCGCACACGGGCGGCTATGCCCCCCGCAGGGCCGACCCGCCGCCTACCAGACAGGAGGCCGCCGTGGTGAACACCGCCCGCACCGTCATAGGCACACCATACAGATACGGCGGATGCGACCCCGCGCAGGGGTTTGACTGCTCCGGGCTCATCTGGTGGGCCTACAGCACGCACGGGCACGATATTCCCCGTACTACACGTGAACAGGCCGCCATGGGCACAAGCGTGAACTGCAATGCCCCAAGACTGGGCGATGTGGTCGTTTTCCGCATTGCGGACAAAGGGCTCGGACTGCACGCGGGCATCTATTCCGGCAATGGGCACTTTGTGCACAGCCCCAAATCCGGCTCGGTGGTCCGGGAAGAGTCGCTGGACAAGCAGTACTGGCAGTCGCGCCTGTATACCTGCCGCCGGATACTCCGCTAA
- a CDS encoding TraR/DksA family transcriptional regulator — translation MTESQRREIERHLEDTLAALRVQAHMDSTGDLCCADENEFASRLSEMRLSVALQARVNVQIRETEEALRRLDVADFGTCRECGEDIPLQRLKANPTTTLCVHCRQERDNAPRHMGMPVAQAGLRA, via the coding sequence ATGACTGAGAGCCAACGCCGGGAAATTGAACGTCATCTGGAAGACACACTCGCCGCGCTGCGGGTGCAGGCTCATATGGATTCAACAGGTGATCTGTGCTGCGCCGACGAAAACGAATTCGCCTCGCGGCTGAGCGAAATGCGGCTCAGCGTGGCCCTGCAGGCGCGCGTCAACGTCCAGATACGGGAAACAGAAGAAGCCCTGCGCCGCCTGGATGTGGCCGATTTCGGAACCTGCCGCGAGTGCGGCGAGGATATCCCCTTGCAGCGGCTGAAGGCCAATCCCACCACGACGCTGTGCGTGCACTGCCGTCAGGAACGGGACAATGCGCCGCGCCATATGGGAATGCCTGTGGCACAGGCGGGACTCAGAGCGTAG